Proteins encoded in a region of the Bubalus bubalis isolate 160015118507 breed Murrah chromosome 9, NDDB_SH_1, whole genome shotgun sequence genome:
- the C9H19orf67 gene encoding UPF0575 protein C19orf67 homolog: MATEQWFVGPLPAGSGETPPLDDLESGAQPCEDPSWSPPPGGPGNPPEAEPENGVQGQLPEASTSTPSPERLAPGPRPTPPRLPLDTMFSPITEQLCYLLKKADDFQSYLLYSRDRVQKEQLAKAMPTFLQMCEPYFLYLEAAARSVPPVYGALQELIRKGLLEISQQLTLRLEQLVLMYASFGFVNLEETDPLSISCFFCGRFSISPSHEVSIFRYCAPAAYTASRFPRYLYKKMRWNLETTPEPSSREQDSHVDYYFLCYRDTWEDTGKSPANSCPQIQKLWSIGRWVPLGPAEDDLYSWILCPQPPGDYQQLLTIGFEEPSHMLATDLLVQILTGQAGVARPPSAAGPAAWAAQES, translated from the exons ATGGCAACCGAACAGTGGTTCGTGGGGCCGCTCCCCGCGGGCTCTGGGGAAACGCCGCCCCTGGACGACTTGGAATCTGGGGCACAGCCCTGCGAAGACCCCTCGTGGTCGCCTCCCCCTGGCGGACCTGGGAACCCACCCGAGGCGGAGCCCGAGAATGGTGTTCAGGGACAGCTGCCCGAGGCCTCCACCTCTACGCCTTCACCGGAGCGTCTGGCCCCAGGCCCCCGGCCCACCCCTCCTCGCCTGCCGTTGGACACCATGTTCAGCCCCATCACCGAACAGCTCTGCTACCTGCTTAAGAAGGCAGATGATTTCCAGAGCTACTTGCTCTACAG CAGGGACCGAGTGCAGAAGGAACAGTTGGCAAAGGCCATGCCCACCTTCTTGCAGATGTGTGAGCCCTACTTCCTGTACCTGGAGGCAGCTGCTCGGAGCGTGCCCCCCGTCTATGGAGCCCTGCAGGAGCTGATCCGAAAGGGG CTGCTGGAGATCTCCCAACAACTCACTCTTCGCCTGGAACAGCTGGTCCTAATGTATGCCTCATTTGGGTTCGTGAACTTGGAGGAGACTGACCCCCTAAG CATCTCTTGTTTCTTCTGCGGGAGGTTCTCCATCAGTCCTTCCCACGAGGTATCCATCTTCAGATACTGTGCCCCTGCCGCCTACACCGCCAGCCGCTTCCCCCGATACCTCTATAAGAAGATGCGCTGGAACCTGGAAACCACCCCAGAGCCCAGCAGCCGGGAGCAAGATTCCCACGTGGATTA ctACTTCCTATGCTATAGAGATACATGGGAAGACACAGGCAAGAGTCCCGCCAATTCCTGCCCCCAGATTCAGAAGCTGTGGTCCATCGGCCGATGGGTGCCCCTAGGACCAGCCGAGGATGACCTTTATTCATG GATTTTGTGCCCGCAGCCGCCCGGGGACTACCAGCAGCTGCTGACCATCGGCTTCGAGGAGCCGTCGCACATGCTGGCCACCGACCTACTGGTGCAGATCCTCACGGGCCAGGCGGGCGTGGCTCGGCCCCCGAGCGCCGCCGGGCCCGCGGCGTGGGCCGCGCAGGAGTCTTGA